In a single window of the Mus musculus strain C57BL/6J chromosome 6, GRCm38.p6 C57BL/6J genome:
- the Evx1 gene encoding homeobox even-skipped homolog protein 1 isoform X1 — translation MRRYRTAFTREQIARLEKEFYRENYVSRPRRCELAAALNLPETTIKVWFQNRRMKDKRQRLAMTWPHPADPAFYTYMMSHAAAAGGLPYPFPSHLPLPYYSPVGLGAASAASAAASPFSGPLRPLDTFRVLSQPYPRPELLCAFRHPPLYPGPAHGLGASAAAAAAAGPCSCLACHSGPANGLAPRAAAAAAASDFTCASTSRSDSFLTFAPSVLSKASSVAALDQREEVPLTR, via the exons ATGCGCCGATACCGCACGGCCTTTACCCGGGAGCAGATTGCAAGGCTGGAGAAAGAGTTCTACAGGGAGAACTACGTTTCAAGACCGCGGAGATGCGAACTGGCAGCAGCCTTAAACCTTCCTGAAACTACCATCAAG gTGTGGTTTCAGAACCGGCGCATGAAGGACAAGCGTCAGCGGCTGGCCATGACGTGGCCGCACCCGGCCGACCCTGCCTTCTACACCTACATGATGAGCCACGCGGCGGCCGCGGGCGGCCTGCCCTACCCCTTCCCGTCGCACCTGCCCCTGCCCTACTACTCGCCCGTGGGCCTGGGCGCCGCGTCCGCCGCCTCGGCCGCCGCCTCGCCCTTCAGCGGCCCCCTGCGCCCGCTCGACACCTTCCGCGTGCTCTCGCAGCCCTACCCACGGCCCGAACTGCTGTGCGCCTTCCGCCACCCGCCGCTCTATCCCGGCCCGGCGCACGGACTCGGCGCctcggccgccgccgccgctgccgccgggCCCTGCTCCTGCCTCGCCTGCCACAGCGGCCCGGCCAACGGGCTGGCGCCCAgggccgccgccgctgccgccgcctcAGACTTCACTTGTGCCTCCACCTCCCGCTCGGACTCCTTCCTCACGTTCGCCCCCTCTGTGCTCAGCAAGGCCTCCTCCGTGGCGGCGTTGGACCAGAGAGAGGAGGTGCCCCTCACCAGATAA
- the Evx1 gene encoding homeobox even-skipped homolog protein 1 → MESRKDMVMFLDGGQLGTLVGKRVSNLSEAVSSPLPEPPEKMVPHGCLSPRAGPPTSRERGGGGQEEEPVDGLAGSAAGLGAEPRSAGAAMLGPGPPVPSADSLSGQGQPSSSDTESDFYEEIEVSCTPDCATGNAEYQHSKAPGSDALGSSPTSGSEAPKSNGGSGGSGSQGTLACSASDQMRRYRTAFTREQIARLEKEFYRENYVSRPRRCELAAALNLPETTIKVWFQNRRMKDKRQRLAMTWPHPADPAFYTYMMSHAAAAGGLPYPFPSHLPLPYYSPVGLGAASAASAAASPFSGPLRPLDTFRVLSQPYPRPELLCAFRHPPLYPGPAHGLGASAAAAAAAGPCSCLACHSGPANGLAPRAAAAAAASDFTCASTSRSDSFLTFAPSVLSKASSVAALDQREEVPLTR, encoded by the exons ATGGAGAGCCGAAAGGACATGGTTATGTTTCTGGATGGGGGTCAGCTTGGCACTCTGGTTGGTAAGAGGGTCTCTAATTTGTCCGAAGCCGTGAGCAGCCCGCTGCCTGAACCGCCAGAGAAGATGGTGCCCCACGGTTGCCTGAGCCCGCGAGCCGGCCCTCCGACTTCCCGGGAGCGTGGCGGGGGAGGCCAGGAGGAGGAGCCGGTCGATGGACTAGCAGGCAGTGCTGCAGGGCTGGGCGCCGAGCCACGGTCTGCTGGAGCGGCCATGCTTGGCCCGGGACCCCCAGTCCCCTCCGCGGACAGCCTCTCTGGCCAAGGGCAACCTAGTAGCTCAGACACCGAATCGGATTTCTATGAAGAAATCGAGGTGAGCTGCACCCCAGACTGCGCCACCGGGAACGCCGAGTACCAGCACAGCAAAG CGCCAGGCTCCGATGCTCTGGGTAGCAGTCCTACCAGTGGCAGCGAGGCCCCCAAGAGTAACGGTGGCAGCGGCGGCAGCGGCTCTCAAGGCACCCTGGCCTGCAGCGCCAGTGACCAGATGCGCCGATACCGCACGGCCTTTACCCGGGAGCAGATTGCAAGGCTGGAGAAAGAGTTCTACAGGGAGAACTACGTTTCAAGACCGCGGAGATGCGAACTGGCAGCAGCCTTAAACCTTCCTGAAACTACCATCAAG gTGTGGTTTCAGAACCGGCGCATGAAGGACAAGCGTCAGCGGCTGGCCATGACGTGGCCGCACCCGGCCGACCCTGCCTTCTACACCTACATGATGAGCCACGCGGCGGCCGCGGGCGGCCTGCCCTACCCCTTCCCGTCGCACCTGCCCCTGCCCTACTACTCGCCCGTGGGCCTGGGCGCCGCGTCCGCCGCCTCGGCCGCCGCCTCGCCCTTCAGCGGCCCCCTGCGCCCGCTCGACACCTTCCGCGTGCTCTCGCAGCCCTACCCACGGCCCGAACTGCTGTGCGCCTTCCGCCACCCGCCGCTCTATCCCGGCCCGGCGCACGGACTCGGCGCctcggccgccgccgccgctgccgccgggCCCTGCTCCTGCCTCGCCTGCCACAGCGGCCCGGCCAACGGGCTGGCGCCCAgggccgccgccgctgccgccgcctcAGACTTCACTTGTGCCTCCACCTCCCGCTCGGACTCCTTCCTCACGTTCGCCCCCTCTGTGCTCAGCAAGGCCTCCTCCGTGGCGGCGTTGGACCAGAGAGAGGAGGTGCCCCTCACCAGATAA